GGCACAGTTGCCGTCCGTGACAGGAGTAAGGGGGATCTTGGCTCTATGTCTTTTGAAGGATTTATCGAACATCTTAAGGGCGAGTTCGATCCGCTATAGAAGTACGGAGGAAGATGGGCACGGGTCAGCATCTTGTTTGCGCTTTCCGTGCGCACTGATCAAGACAGTGCAGATCCGGACAGGCAAGGCCGGATCCCGGCTTGGGCGGGCATCGTGGCTGTTAATGATGGGTGTGCCTGCTCTTGCATTATATAAATAGTTATGCTAACATTCACGAGTTGATTTGCATCAACGGGTTTTTAAGCAGAGGATGCGCCTCTCGCCTGCCGACGACGTCAGTTGTCAGGCCGACCTAGGAAGGGATTTCTATGGGCTGAGCGTGTCTTATTGCGCTCAGCCCGTTTTTGTTTCAATCAAAAATACATCAGGAGGTGTAATGCCATAGCAAACAAGGACGACGAACCCCGCGTAAATTCTGACATTCGGGCAGCTGAGATTCTTCTTATTGATGAACAGAACGCCAAGCGCGGTGTTATAAGCACGAAAGAGGCGCTGGCGCTGGCTGAAGCTGCAGAACTTGATCTCGTAGAAGTTGCGCCGCAGGCGACCCCGCCGGTATGCCGCATAATGGATTACGGTAAGTATCGTTTCCAGCAGCAGAAACGAGACAAAGACGCACGCAAAAAACAGAAGAATCAGGCAGTCAAAGAGATCAAGATGCGGCCTAAGATAGACCAGCACGACTATGACTTTAAGGTCAAGGCGATCAAGGTATTTCTTCTTGCCGGACATCGCGTAAAGGTCTCTATCTTCTTCCGCGGCAGGGAAATGGCCTTTCTCGACAGAGGAAGGGAAGTCCTGAACAAAGTTGTGGCTGCTGTCGAAGATTACGGCAAGGTGGAAATGGATCCGCGTATGGAAGGTTCTTATATGAGGATCATGATTGCGCCTGCCGTGCAGGCAGAAGCTGCAAAGAAGCCGCTAAAACCTGCAGAGGAAAGCGTAACGCTTGCCAAAACAAAGCCGATCAAGGCTGCGGCCGCAGCGGCAGAAACGCCTGGAGCAGTAATGAGTAAGAAGTCTGATGCTGATGCAGTTGCTGCAGCAGAAGATATCAACTGAAATGTAATAAATCCTCTTTAAAGGGGATAGAACAAGAGGAGGAACATTGCAATGCCCAAAATGAAAACTCACTCCGCCACAAAGAAACGGTTTAAGATCACAGGCACGGGCAAAGTTAGCTTCAAGAAAAGCGGCCGCGGACATCTTCTTGCGTCCAAGAGCTCAAAGCGGCTTCGTTCCCTCAAAAAAAAGGGGATCCTGCCGGCATCAGTAGCCGGCCACATCAAGAAGCTTCTGCCCTACGCATAAGCCGGGGCTCTTTAAACGAAATAATACTGAGGAGTGACATGAAATGCGAGTAAAAGGATCAAGCGCAAGCCGCAGCAAACATAAAAAACTATACAGCATTACAAAGGGATTCTGGGGCCGCAAGAAAAACGTCTATCGCCGTGCACGTGAAGCCTATCTGCATGCGCTGACAAGCGCATTCTCCGGCCGCAAGCTTAAGAAGCGCGATTTCCGCAAACTGTGGATCGTCCGTATCAACGCCGCGGCACGTGCGAACGGGATCGCCTACAGCGCACTTATCAACGGACTTAAAAGGGCGAATATCACCATTAACCGCAAGATGCTCGCTGACCTTGCAGTCAATGATATGCCGGCGTTTGCCCAGCTCGTTGAAAAGGCGCGCGCGGCACTGTAGAGCCAGGTTTTAAATTGCAGCTGCATACATCTTATAAAGTAGAGAAAATTTTCGTATCCGGGTTCCTGCTGGTCATACTGGCGGGAGCCTTTCTCTTATGGCTGAGCAATAATTACATTTATCACATGCCTATGGCTCCTGTGGATGCACTTTTTATGTCTACGTCGGCAGTCTGTGTTACGGGACTTGCAACTATAAGCGTAGGGGGCGATATGGGGATCGTCTCACAGTTTATACTTCTTCTGCTGATACAGGTCGGCGGTCTTGGCTTCATGACAGGTATGATGCTGCTCACCCTGGCAGCAGGCAGGAGAATAGGGATCAAAAGCAGAATATCCTTTCTTTGGGGGTTTGGTATAGAAGGTGTCCATGGAGCTGTCAAGCTTCTGATGATAATTATCAAGTACACTTTGTCCGTTGAATTTATTGGAGCAATATTTCTCTTTTTTGGTTTTATACTGCACGGAGAACATCTTACAAATGCTGCCTACTACGCAGTATTCCACTCCGTAAGCTCATTCTGCAATGCGGGTTTTTCTCCTTATGTTGATGGGCTGGAAGGGTTTTATCTTTCTTTTATCGTTCCGGGGACGACTATGTTTTTGATCGTACTCGGCGGCATAGGGTTCCCTGTATTTGCCGAATGCTGGAGTTGTATCTTTTCTCGAAAAAGGCTGTCTCACTATTCTATGCTTGTCCTGTTTCTTACGTTCTGGCTTCTGACTGCCGGAACTGTCATGATCGTTATTTCCGACTGGAACGGTGCCCTGTCCGGCATGCCCGGATGGGCCAGATTATGGAATGCGCTCTTTGCGAGCGTTACGACAAGAACAGCCGGGTTTGACACGATCGCTCCTGTAAAATTCTCGGGACTTGGGCAGGCAGTGATGATTATACTGATGGTTATAGGTGCTTCCCCGGCTTCCACAGGAGGAGGTATAAAAACAACGACTCTTGGCGTCCTTGTGATATCTGTATGGAATGAGCTGCATGGCAGAAGCGAGACTACGTTCCGACATAGGAGAATATCCCCTGCGACGGAGAGAAGGGCACTTGCCATCGCTTTTGTATATATTGCCACCTTCCTTACCGGTTCAGCCATTTTAGCAGTGCTTGAAAATATGCCATTCAACAAAATCATTTTTGAGGCGGCTTCGGCAATGGGAACGGTGGGATTGAGCCTTGGGATCACCCCTCATTTCTCAGTTGCTGGTAAAATAGTGCTTGTAATGCTTATGTTCTGGGGCAGGGTAGGAATACTCTCGTTCTTTGCATCAATTGTTTCCATAGATAAGGGACCTAAAATCAGTTACTCTGATACCCAAATTCCTGTAGGATAGAACAAAGGGGATATTTAAATGGCGCAGGACAAAAAGAGTTATCTTATAGTAGGGCTCGGGCGCTTCGGAATCTCACTATGCGATAAACTGGCTGAGCTCGGGCAGATAGTTATCGGAGTCGACTCCGTAGAGGGACCGGTAAACGAGATGGCTGACAGGATAGATGTGGCAGCTCAGGTTGAGGTTTCCGACGAAAACGCACTGATAAAGGTCGGGGCCAAAGAGGTTGATGTTGCCATAGTCACCATCGGGGAGGCGGTTGAAAACAGTATACTGTGTACCTCTATTCTGGTCGATCTGGGTGTGCCTCTAGTCATCGCCAGGGCTTCCAATGCACTGCACGCAAAAGTCCTCAAGAGGGTAGGCGCACACAAGATAGTTTTTCCTGAGTGGGATATGGGGTACAGGGTGGCTGAAAATCTTGTATATCCCTGGTATTCGAGTTTTACAAGGGTGGAGGGCGGCGATTTTGTCTTTGGAAAAGTCTCCCCTCTTCCGGAGATGATAGGCAAAAGTATGACTGAACTGCGATTTTCACAGAGATATAATGTGGTAGTCGTACTGGTTGAAAATAACGGGAAACAGACAGCGCCTGTATCTACCAGGCCGTTTGAAGGATCAGACAAACTATGGATACTTGGACATAAGCAAGATATGGACAAACTTATAAAAAAGAGTGACATGTCCAATTTCATCGATATTCAGGATCTTAATTTGACAGGCACGGTACAGTAACGGAGGCCGCCGCATATACTGGAGGAATGGTTAAGTGTTCGATGAACTGACAAAACAGGGTATGAAAAAGCTTGCGGAAACAGGTTTTTTCGAGCGGCTTGAGAAGCTTAAGAAATCAGGGATGGATAAAATATCCGAGACATCTTTTGCTGACGATCTCCAGCTTGTCCGCGCCAACCTTCTTGGTCGCAAAGGAGAGGTCACGGAAATACTCAAGAGCGTAGGGCAGGCTGCGCCGGAGATAAGAAAAGTTCTGGGCCAGGCTGCGAATGAGGTCAAGGAGATACTGAACGCGGCCATTGACGAGAAGCAGGAGGAACTGCTGAAGAAGGCATCGTCGGTGGAAGGGTTTGCGGATATAACACTTCCCGGCATCGAGCCGTTCCATGGAGGTCTCCATCCCATAACCCAGATGTGCTACGATCTGAACGATGCGTTCCGCTCGCTTGCATTTGAGGTATTCTCCGAGCCTGAGATAACCAGCGAGCTATACGCCTTTGATAACCTTAATTTTGCTCCGGAACATCCTGCGCGAGACAGCATGGATACATACTGGCTCAAGGACCACGAGGAGGAGCACGGGGCGAAACGCCTTTGCCTCAGGCCGCACCTCACGGGTGCGAGTGTCCGCTATCTGCAGCAGCATGGAGCCCCGGCACGTTTTGTATACCCCGGAAGGGTCTACCGGAACGAGACGACAGATGCGCGTCACGAGAGGGCTTTCTTCCAGTACGAAGCATTGATAGTCGACAGGGATTTCTCTTTCGCGTCCGGTAAACTGCTAGTGAAAACGGTATTGGACAAGGTCTTCGGGCGTGATGTTGAAGTTCGTATGAGAGTAGGCTTTTTTCCGTTTGTAGAACCCGGCTTTGAGATCGACATGCGCTGTCTCGTGTGCGGCGGGGAGGGTTGCAGGGTCTGCAAGCACGTCGGCTGGATCGAGGTCATGCCCGGAGGCACTCCGCACCCCAATGTGCTCAAGGCCGCCGGACTTGATCCTTCGGTATGGTCGGGCTTCTACGTCAACATCGGGCTCGACAGGCTTGTAATGATGCGCTACGGAGTAGATGATGTCCGCCTCTTCCACAGTGCCGACCTTCGCTTTCTCAATCAGTTCAAATAGGAGACGGATGATATGAAACTTTCACTTAACTGGATAAAAGAATATGTTGACCTGCCTGAAAATCTTACCATGGAGAAGCTGTCCCACGACCTTACTATGTGTACTGTCGAGGTGGAGAATGCGGTAAACATCGCAGACAGCCTTGGCGGCCTTGTCGCAGGACGCATAATAACAGTTGGACCGCACCCGGATGCCGATAAGCTTCGCATCTGCACTGTCGACGTAGGCGACATCGCTCCGAGTACCATTGTGTGCGGCGGTGTGAACCTTGCCCCCGGGCAGCTGACAGTAGTTGCAAAGCCCGGTGCTATGGTGCGCTGGCACGGAGAAGGCGAGCCGGTGGAGATAAAGCCGGCCAAGCTGCGCGGAGTTATGAGCTTTGGGATGATATGTTCCTCCGGAGAAATAGGCCTCGGGGACTTATTCCCTTCAGCGCAGCCGGCAGAGATAATGGACATCACCGAGTTTGATGTGAAGCCGGGCACTCCTGTGGCTGAGGCGCTTGAACTTGATGATACGATCCTCGAGATAGACAACAAGTCAATGACTAACAGGCCGGACCTGTGGGGGCACTATGGCATGGCACGCGAGCTGTCCGCAATTTACGGCTGCACGCTTAAGCCTGTCGGGGCAGTGGAGCTCCCTTCTGCGTCAGACGGACTTTGTGTGGTTATAGACGACCCGGAGCGCTGTCCCCGATATGCAGGACTGGTATTCAGGAATATAAAAAATATCACCTCTCCTTTCTCACTGCGCAGCATGCTCTGGCGCGTGGGCATAAGGCCGATAAATCTCCCTGTCGATATCACTAATTATGTGATGCTTGCCACAGGACAGCCGACGCATGGATTTGACAGAAAACATATCAGCGGAGATATACACGTGAGGAAGGCGGCAGAGGGTGAAACATTGGAGCTTCTTGACGGAGAGGTGCTTGACCTAACTACGGAGGACCTTGTAATAGCGGATAGAAAGGGCCCGATCGCGCTTGCCGGGATCATGGGCGGCAGGTTTGATTCTATACTTCCCGAGACAACTGAGCTCATCCTTGAAATCGCCAACTTCAGTCCCTTGGGAGTGCGTCGCACCGCGCAGCGTTTTGACATAAGGACGGAGGCATCCTCACGCTACGAAAAGGGGATAGACACGCAGCGGGTGGATGAAGCGGCAGCCGTAGCGGTGTCTATGTTTAAGACTGAGTTCCCTGATTTTGTCTTCTCCGGATATGTCGACAATTATCCCGTTCAGCCTGATAACGCGAAAGTTGAAGTTGAGCTTTCATTCCTCTGTAAGAGGCTTGGCAGGGATATCACAGTAGATCATGTAAAGGAAAAGCTTGGCCGCCTTGGTTTTGCCGTCGCCGCCAATGGCGATCGACTGGTTGTCGAGGCGCCTTCATGGCGCTCAACAGGAGACATATCTCTGCCTAACGACATACTGGAGGAAGTCGCGCGCCTTATGGGCTACGAGAACTTTGAGTTTATCCCTCCGGCAATCGTTCTTGAAAAGTCTGTGAACCAGAGAGTTCCTGACACGGAACGCGCTGTGCGCGAATACCTTGCATTCCGCTGCGGCATGCAGGAGATATTTACATATCCGTGGATCGGGGACGAATATATTGCCGCATCAGGCGCTGATACGTCTGAAATGCTGAGCATATCCACACCTCCGTCCCCGGAAGAGAGCCGCCTGCGTTCGACACTTGTACCGGGCCTGCTTAAGGCTGTCTTCACAAACCTCCGTTATTTTGATAACTTTCGCCTGTTCGAACTCACGCAGGTATTCTTTGATAAAGATTACCACAGCATAAACGATCCGGCGGAGATGCTTCCCCTTATGCCTCGCCATCTTGGGGGGGCCTTTGTCGGTACCGACCCAAGGACTTTGTTCCGCGAGGCAAAGGGTGTGCTTGGATACATGCACAGGGGGGCGCAGATCGAAGCCCTGTCATTTGCTCAGGTTACGAAGCCGATATGGTCGGAGGATAAGCTATGGACGAATATACTTTGCTGCGGAGAGGTGATCGGAGATATGGGACTGGTGTCGCCGAAGGCGGCGCGAAGCTCCGGCATCAAGCGCGGTCTTGCCGTACTCTTTGAACTTGATGCAGAAAAACTCATTCCGCTTGCCTCGCGCCATAACGTATTCAGACATCTGCCCGAATATCCTCTTGTCAACTTTGATCTTTCGATAGTCTTTGATGAGAATGTGACATGGGCGGAAATATATGAAACTGCGTCAAAGGTTGAACTTGTAAAGGAGATCCGCTTCATTGACGAATACCGCGGAGCGCAGGTCGGGGCAGGAAAGAAATCCGTGACGTTCCGCACCTGGATCGGTTCTGACGAAGGTACGCTCACGTCTGATAAAATTGATACCGTGACAAAACAAATGGTTAAGAAAATAAGTAAAAAATTTGGCGGGGATGTCCGCGGAGCCTTATAGTCTGGTAGAATTTGGACAGGATATTCCACAAGGGGGGGTGCCTCTATGTTACAGCAGTTTGAACAGATCGAAAATGCAATAGGAAGACTTGAGAATATGATAGCCGTGATGAAGCGAGAGAATGAGGAACTGGCAAGAGAGGTTCATGAGCTCAAAGGCATCATTGATGACAGGGATCTTGAGATACTTCAGCTCCAGGAAGAGGCACAGAAGAGGGCCTCTGAGGATGATTCGGAAAAAAATGCGATAAAGAACAGGCTTGAGGGACTTCTTGGGCGCGTCATTGCAATTGCACCGGAGGAGAAAAAGGAAGAAAACTCCCATCCGCAGGGGTAGTTGGACAGGAGTCTGATCATGGACGAAGCCGCAGGCGTTAGGAAGCTGGGAGATGGTAAATACACCTTTATCGTCGGGAGGCAGAGATACACTCTGACAACTCCCCTTGATGAAGAGCGATTTGCCCGCGTGGTCTTTGATGTTCAGGCCATAGTTGATTCATTCCCGCTGAACCTGAGCCAGGAGGACCGACTTTTTCTTGCGCTGATGTCCCTGTCGAATCAGATGGACGAGGTATGTTGCCGTTTGGAGATGCTTACCCAAAAAACTTTGCATACAGGGGATATTGATTGAGTATTGTCGGGTGGCACGTGATCGATATATTTTTCATTTTCCTCGGATGTTATTTTGTCATCCGGGGATGTTTTCGTGGTTTTGTCGGGGAAATGCTCAACCTTGCCGGTTTTATCGGGGCTATTTATGTCTCGTTCAAGTTTTCAGGGGTCCTTGGTT
Above is a genomic segment from Synergistaceae bacterium containing:
- the rplT gene encoding 50S ribosomal protein L20 yields the protein MRVKGSSASRSKHKKLYSITKGFWGRKKNVYRRAREAYLHALTSAFSGRKLKKRDFRKLWIVRINAAARANGIAYSALINGLKRANITINRKMLADLAVNDMPAFAQLVEKARAAL
- a CDS encoding potassium transporter Trk; the encoded protein is MAPVDALFMSTSAVCVTGLATISVGGDMGIVSQFILLLLIQVGGLGFMTGMMLLTLAAGRRIGIKSRISFLWGFGIEGVHGAVKLLMIIIKYTLSVEFIGAIFLFFGFILHGEHLTNAAYYAVFHSVSSFCNAGFSPYVDGLEGFYLSFIVPGTTMFLIVLGGIGFPVFAECWSCIFSRKRLSHYSMLVLFLTFWLLTAGTVMIVISDWNGALSGMPGWARLWNALFASVTTRTAGFDTIAPVKFSGLGQAVMIILMVIGASPASTGGGIKTTTLGVLVISVWNELHGRSETTFRHRRISPATERRALAIAFVYIATFLTGSAILAVLENMPFNKIIFEAASAMGTVGLSLGITPHFSVAGKIVLVMLMFWGRVGILSFFASIVSIDKGPKISYSDTQIPVG
- a CDS encoding phenylalanine--tRNA ligase subunit alpha, with product MFDELTKQGMKKLAETGFFERLEKLKKSGMDKISETSFADDLQLVRANLLGRKGEVTEILKSVGQAAPEIRKVLGQAANEVKEILNAAIDEKQEELLKKASSVEGFADITLPGIEPFHGGLHPITQMCYDLNDAFRSLAFEVFSEPEITSELYAFDNLNFAPEHPARDSMDTYWLKDHEEEHGAKRLCLRPHLTGASVRYLQQHGAPARFVYPGRVYRNETTDARHERAFFQYEALIVDRDFSFASGKLLVKTVLDKVFGRDVEVRMRVGFFPFVEPGFEIDMRCLVCGGEGCRVCKHVGWIEVMPGGTPHPNVLKAAGLDPSVWSGFYVNIGLDRLVMMRYGVDDVRLFHSADLRFLNQFK
- the pheT gene encoding phenylalanine--tRNA ligase subunit beta encodes the protein MKLSLNWIKEYVDLPENLTMEKLSHDLTMCTVEVENAVNIADSLGGLVAGRIITVGPHPDADKLRICTVDVGDIAPSTIVCGGVNLAPGQLTVVAKPGAMVRWHGEGEPVEIKPAKLRGVMSFGMICSSGEIGLGDLFPSAQPAEIMDITEFDVKPGTPVAEALELDDTILEIDNKSMTNRPDLWGHYGMARELSAIYGCTLKPVGAVELPSASDGLCVVIDDPERCPRYAGLVFRNIKNITSPFSLRSMLWRVGIRPINLPVDITNYVMLATGQPTHGFDRKHISGDIHVRKAAEGETLELLDGEVLDLTTEDLVIADRKGPIALAGIMGGRFDSILPETTELILEIANFSPLGVRRTAQRFDIRTEASSRYEKGIDTQRVDEAAAVAVSMFKTEFPDFVFSGYVDNYPVQPDNAKVEVELSFLCKRLGRDITVDHVKEKLGRLGFAVAANGDRLVVEAPSWRSTGDISLPNDILEEVARLMGYENFEFIPPAIVLEKSVNQRVPDTERAVREYLAFRCGMQEIFTYPWIGDEYIAASGADTSEMLSISTPPSPEESRLRSTLVPGLLKAVFTNLRYFDNFRLFELTQVFFDKDYHSINDPAEMLPLMPRHLGGAFVGTDPRTLFREAKGVLGYMHRGAQIEALSFAQVTKPIWSEDKLWTNILCCGEVIGDMGLVSPKAARSSGIKRGLAVLFELDAEKLIPLASRHNVFRHLPEYPLVNFDLSIVFDENVTWAEIYETASKVELVKEIRFIDEYRGAQVGAGKKSVTFRTWIGSDEGTLTSDKIDTVTKQMVKKISKKFGGDVRGAL
- a CDS encoding cell division protein ZapA — its product is MDEAAGVRKLGDGKYTFIVGRQRYTLTTPLDEERFARVVFDVQAIVDSFPLNLSQEDRLFLALMSLSNQMDEVCCRLEMLTQKTLHTGDID
- a CDS encoding TrkA family potassium uptake protein; amino-acid sequence: MAQDKKSYLIVGLGRFGISLCDKLAELGQIVIGVDSVEGPVNEMADRIDVAAQVEVSDENALIKVGAKEVDVAIVTIGEAVENSILCTSILVDLGVPLVIARASNALHAKVLKRVGAHKIVFPEWDMGYRVAENLVYPWYSSFTRVEGGDFVFGKVSPLPEMIGKSMTELRFSQRYNVVVVLVENNGKQTAPVSTRPFEGSDKLWILGHKQDMDKLIKKSDMSNFIDIQDLNLTGTVQ
- the infC gene encoding translation initiation factor IF-3 is translated as MRSARFCFNQKYIRRCNAIANKDDEPRVNSDIRAAEILLIDEQNAKRGVISTKEALALAEAAELDLVEVAPQATPPVCRIMDYGKYRFQQQKRDKDARKKQKNQAVKEIKMRPKIDQHDYDFKVKAIKVFLLAGHRVKVSIFFRGREMAFLDRGREVLNKVVAAVEDYGKVEMDPRMEGSYMRIMIAPAVQAEAAKKPLKPAEESVTLAKTKPIKAAAAAAETPGAVMSKKSDADAVAAAEDIN
- the rpmI gene encoding 50S ribosomal protein L35: MPKMKTHSATKKRFKITGTGKVSFKKSGRGHLLASKSSKRLRSLKKKGILPASVAGHIKKLLPYA